One window of the Candidozyma auris chromosome 6, complete sequence genome contains the following:
- the RPL9B gene encoding 60S ribosomal protein uL6, translating to MKFIQSDQILEIPEGVTVNIKARTIKVTGPRGELTKDLKHIDVTFQKLSDRAIKIIVLHGDRKHVAALRTVKSLIANLITGVTKGYKYKMRYVYAHFPINVNFVEIDGQKYVEIRNFLGEKKVRHVKIFDGVSMEQSTAQKDELIITGNSLEAVSQNAADINQICRVRNKDIRKFLDGIYVSERGLIDDSA from the coding sequence ATGAAGTTCATTCAGTCCGATCAGATCTTGGAAATTCCAGAGGGTGTTACCGTCAACATCAAAGCCAGAACCATCAAGGTCACCGGTCCAAGAGGTGAGTTGACCAAGGACTTGAAGCACATCGATGTTACTTTCCAGAAGTTGTCTGACAGAGCTATCAAGATCATCGTTCTCCACGGCGACAGAAAGCACGTTGCTGCTTTGAGAACTGTCAAGTCTTTGATTGCTAACTTGATCACTGGTGTCACCAAGGGCTACAAGTACAAGATGAGATATGTCTATGCCCATTTCCCTATCAACGTGAACTTTGTTGAGATTGACGGTCAGAAGTACGTGGAGATCAGAAACTTCTTGGGTGAAAAGAAGGTTAGACACGTGAAGATTTTTGATGGTGTTTCCATGGAGCAGTCCACAGCCCAGAAGGATGAGTTGATCATCACTGGTAACTCTTTGGAAGCTGTCTCCCAGAACGCTGCCGACATCAATCAGATCTGCAGAGTCAGAAACAAGGATATCCGTAAGTTCTTGGATGGTATCTACGTTTCTGAACGTGGTTTGATTGATGACAGCGCTTAA
- the CCP1 gene encoding cytochrome-c peroxidase codes for MATITTRTIWGSRSKLFTALAGATTVGFGTAGALYLWENNTKGKLNKNSPNPRNSLKFFAAASPAQLASVYNDKTEKDFQEVYNAIAQKVQDEDDADDGAGRYGLLCRLAWHSSGTYDKNKKTGGSYNGSMIYAPESLDPENAGLDAGRDFLNEFHYEFPWISRGDLWTLGGVVAIQEAGGPKIKWRPGRVDCSKAEKEKIPENGNLPDASQESGAYVRKIFGRLGFDDRETVALIGAHALGKCHTYRSGYDGPWGPSPNMFTNDFFVRLLQKWHIRQWDGKRQYQDDETNSFMMLPTDMVLKEDNKFLKYVKLYAADQDLFFADFSKAFTKLLENGIEFAKDTPYYEFKTLEEQE; via the coding sequence atggcAACCATCACAACTCGTACAATCTGGGGCTCGAGAAGTAAGTTGTTCACTGCTTTGGCAGGTGCTACTACAGTTGGTTTTGGTACTGCCGGCGCTCTCTATTTGTGGGAAAACAACACCAAAGGTAAATTAAACAAGAATTCCCCTAACCCAAGGAATAGCTTAAAATTCTTTGCAGCTGCCTCTCCTGCTCAATTGGCTAGCGTCTACAATGACAAAACTGAGAAGGATTTTCAGGAAGTTTACAATGCAATCGCTCAGAAGGTACAGGATGAGGATGACGCTGACGATGGAGCTGGAAGGTATGGTTTGTTGTGCCGTTTGGCGTGGCACAGCTCCGGCACTTACGataagaataaaaaaacGGGTGGCTCGTACAATGGCTCCATGATATATGCTCCAGAATCGTTGGATCCCGAAAATGCTGGTTTAGACGCGGGAAGAGACTTCCTTAATGAATTTCACTACGAGTTTCCATGGATTAGTAGAGGTGATTTATGGACATTAGGTGGTGTGGTAGCTATTCAAGAGGCTGGTGGCCCTAAGATCAAGTGGAGACCAGGAAGAGTCGATTGCTCTAAAGcagaaaaggagaaaatcCCAGAGAATGGTAATTTGCCTGACGCTTCACAGGAACTGGGTGCCTATGTTCGTAAGATCTTCGGCAGGTTGGGTTTCGACGACAGAGAGACCGTCGCATTGATAGGTGCTCACGCTTTGGGTAAGTGCCACACTTACAGATCGGGCTATGACGGTCCATGGGGCCCATCGCCTAATATGTTCACCAACGACTTTTTTGTGAgattgttgcaaaaatggcACATTCGTCAGTGGGATGGTAAGAGGCAATACCAGGATGATGAAACGAATTCTTTCATGATGTTACCTACAGACATGGTTTTGAAGGAGGACAACAAGTTCCTCAAGTATGTTAAGCTCTATGCTGCTGACCAGGACTTGTTCTTTGCGGATTTCTCAAAGGCCTTTACTAAGTTGCTCGAGAATGGTATTGAATTTGCCAAAGACACTCCTTACTACGAGTTCAAAACTTTGGAAGAGCAGGAGTAA
- a CDS encoding RSC chromatin remodeling complex ATPase subunit STH1, giving the protein MSATLFEDQGFKASNGGFQEDTLLKNDDYTEKSMEESINIPRSTQELNDLLSRYQQLLQFSHDAREKHQAYAKLAESSQQHDIDDFDAANFADPYEKDILAIEKCLQQISAECERISDEEDKLHKELMSSLKGVSNDDQIDFDLLSKQLASLHVLSKNLDLPQALQTVLDVQDVESENRAFDTEMLAQEIIEHFFKVSSSDELETFPDRMKSLGLIPTPSDSSSASIGAFSQENSIGHKVACRIHDLENLPVNLGTLEAHTCQSTEEIHDDLKIRALIELKALSLMAIQKKFKNAIFRKMSLTAHYDSPVLKNNTLVLQGRRGFYIREKIEQPNPELLASQLETTFKLEADAKRHKLQVDKINRILDNTKVANELKINRINKKLVLARFINNLHNTTEKEESKKMEKTAKQRLQALKANDEEAYIKLLDQTKDHRITHLLKQTNSFLDSLAKAVKVQQAEQDEADVVAEDTVDELREKIDYYQVAHRIKEDVRVQPSILVGGTLKEYQIKGLQWMVSLYNNKLNGILADEMGLGKTIQSISLITYLIEKKGEDKFLVIVPLSTITNWALEFEKWAPSVKVIVFKGSPQQRKELSFDIRMGNFQVILTTYEYIIKERPMLSRFHYSHMIIDEGHRMKNAQSKLSLTLKQYYRTKNRLILTGTPLQNNLPELWALLNFVLPKIFNSVKSFDEWFNTPFANTGSQEKIELTEEESLLVIRRLHKVLRPFLLRRLKKDVEKDLPDKVEKVLKCNLSGLQHILYQQMVKHNALFVGSQTTGTNNKSGIKGLNNQVMQLRKICNHPFVFEEVEDVLNSSRLTNDLLWRTSGKFELLDRVLPKFKASGHKVLIFFQMTSVMNIFEDFLRLKDMRYLRLDGATKAEDRQDMLKAFNKPDSDYFCFLLSTRAGGLGLNLQSADTVIIFDTDWNPHQDLQAQDRAHRIGQKNEVRILRLISNDSIEEFILERAHQKLDIDGKVIQAGKFDNKSTAEEQEEFLRRLLDAEQGDKENEENDSLNDDELNDVLARSEDEKILFTKMDAERIAREKMEARSGGFTNRLITKEELPEVFKEDISHHFDKDTKELSRMREKKKVKYDDGLTEEQWLMAMDDDNDTVEDAIRRKEEKRARRKRKASRVGSEDAEDINDFEDESEGERKRSRQDGLPSEAQNGDDGLSSKCLSVLDHIQNMESERDGHAVAEIFMKLPSKKLYADYYKVIKKPTAISQIRKRVSQDRYDTFEAFLDELKLMCSNAKVYNEEGSWVYQDAEEIESFIEGL; this is encoded by the coding sequence ATGAGTGCCACTTTGTTTGAGGACCAGGGattcaaagcttcaaaCGGGGGCTTCCAAGAAGACACTTTATTAAAAAATGATGACTACACTGAAAAGTCTATGGAGGAGTCTATCAATATTCCAAGGTCTACACAAGAGTTGAATGATTTGCTTTCCCGCTATCAACAGCTTCTCCAGTTCTCGCATGACGCTAGGGAGAAACACCAGGCGTATGCAAAACTAGCAGAACTGCTGCAGCAGCATGATATTGATGATTTCGATGCCGCTAACTTTGCAGATCCTTACGAGAAGGACATCcttgcaattgagaaaTGCCTACAGCAAATAAGTGCCGAATGTGAAAGGATCTCcgacgaagaagataaGCTTCATAAAGAACTTATGCTGTCACTTAAAGGAGTTTCAAATGATGACCAAATAGATTTTGACTTGTTATCAAAGCAACTTGCAAGTCTTCACGTGCTTCTGAAGAATCTCGATTTACCTCAAGCACTTCAAACCGTTCTCGATGTGCAAGACGTTGAATCAGAAAACCGCGCTTTCGATACAGAAATGCTAGCTCAGGAAATCATTGAGCACTTTTTTAAAGTGTCACTGCTGGACGAACTTGAAACATTTCCTGATCGCATGAAATCTCTTGGTCTTATTCCAACACCATCTGATTCTCTGTCAGCTTCCATTGGTGCTTTCTCCCAAGAGAATTCTATTGGACACAAAGTGGCCTGCAGAATTCACGATTTAGAGAATCTACCAGTCAATTTAGGTACACTAGAAGCTCATACTTGCCAAAGCACCGAAGAAATCCAtgatgacttgaagatTCGCGCCTTGATTGAATTAAAGGCTCTTCTGTTGATGGCTATCCAGAAAAAATTTAAGAATGCCATTTTTAGGAAGATGTCATTAACTGCTCACTATGACTCTCCTGTTTTAAAAAATAATACACTTGTTTTGCAAGGAAGACGCGGATTCTATATCAGAGAAAAAATCGAACAACCGAATCCAGAACTATTGGCTCTGCAGCTAGAAACCACGTTCAAGTTGGAGGCCGATGCGAAGAGGCATAAACTTCAAGTCGACAAGATCAACCGAATTTTAGACAATACGAAGGTTGCTAATGAACTTAAGATAAACCgaatcaacaagaagttggttTTGGCAAGgttcatcaacaacttgcACAACACTactgaaaaagaagaatcaaaaaaaatggaaaaaacAGCAAAGCAACGTTTGCAAGCGTTGAAGGCAAACGATGAGGAGGCATACATCAAGCTATTAGACCAAACTAAGGACCATAGAATTACCCACTTATTGAAACAGACCAACAGCTTTTTGGACTCCCTCGCCAAGGCTGTCAAGGTTCAGCAGGCGGAACAGGATGAAGCAGATGTAGTTGCTGAAGATACTGTTGATGAGTTGCGTGAGAAAATTGATTACTATCAAGTTGCTCATCGCATAAAGGAGGATGTCAGGGTTCAACCTTCGATTTTAGTCGGCGGAACATTAAAGGAATATCAGATCAAGGGCTTGCAATGGATGGTTTCGTTgtacaacaacaaattAAATGGCATTCTTGCTGACGAAATGGGTTTAGGTAAAACCATTCAGTCTATCTCGCTTATTACGTATCTCATAGAAAAGAAGGGCGAAGATAAGTTTTTGGTCATCGTGCCATTATCTACAATAACCAACTGGGCACTAGAGTTTGAAAAGTGGGCACCTTCGGTCAAGGTTATCGTTTTTAAAGGATCTCCgcagcaaagaaaagagtTGCTGTTTGACATCAGAATGGGTAACTTTCAGGTCATCTTAACAACCTATGAATATATCATAAAAGAGAGGCCAATGTTATCACGATTCCACTATTCGCACATGATCATTGATGAGGGCCACAGAATGAAAAATGCTCAGTCAAAATTATCGCTCACTTTGAAACAGTACTACAGGACAAAAAATCGACTCATTCTTACAGGTACTCCATTGCAGAATAATCTTCCTGAGTTATGGGCATTGCTCAATTTCGTTCTACCCAAAATTTTCAACTCGGTCAAATCTTTTGACGAATGGTTTAACACCCCCTTTGCTAATACTGGGTCTCAGGAGAAGATCGAGCTcaccgaagaagagagttTATTGGTCATTCGCAGGTTGCACAAAGTATTAAGACCATTTttattgagaagattgaaaaaagatgttgaaaaagatttACCTGACAAAGTGGAAAAGGTATTGAAATGTAACTTGTCTGGCTTGCAACATATACTTTACCAACAGATGGTCAAGCATAACGCTCTATTCGTGGGATCCCAAACCACTGGAACCAACAATAAGTCTGGTATCAAAGGTTTGAATAATCAGGTCATGCAGTTGAGAAAAATTTGTAACCATCCCTTCGTATTCGAGGAGGTAGAAGATGTTTTGAACTCGTCTCGTCTTACAAATGATTTATTATGGAGAACGTCTGGTAAGTTCGAATTATTGGACAGAGTTTTACCAAAATTCAAAGCCAGTGGCCATAAGgtcttgattttcttccaGATGACTTCGGTGATGAATatttttgaagacttcTTACGTCTCAAAGATATGCGTTACTTGAGATTGGATGGTGCCACCAAAGCGGAAGACAGACAGGATATGTTGAAAGCATTCAATAAGCCTGACTCGGACTATTTCTGTTTTCTCTTGTCGACTAGGGCTGGTGGATTAGGTTTGAATTTGCAGAGTGCTGATACAGTGATTATTTTCGACACTGATTGGAACCCACACCAGGATTTGCAAGCCCAAGACCGAGCTCACAGAATTGGGCAGAAAAATGAAGTCCGTATTCTTCGTTTGATTTCAAATGACTCGATTGAGGAAttcattcttgaaagagcCCATCAAAAATTGGATATTGACGGTAAGGTTATTCAAGCAGGTAAGTTCGATAACAAGTCGACAGCTGAGGAGCAGGAAGAATTTTTGAGGCGTTTGCTCGATGCTGAGCAAGGTGACAAggagaatgaagagaatgatTCCTTAAATGACGACGAATTGAATGATGTTTTGGCCCgaagtgaagatgaaaaaatcTTGTTCACAAAGATGGACGCCGAAAGGATTGCCAGAGAGAAAATGGAGGCACGACTGGGTGGTTTTACCAATCGATTGATTACAAAGGAGGAGCTTCCTGAAGTGTTCAAAGAGGACATTTCACATCACTTCGATAAGGATACTAAGGAGTTATCTCGAATGcgtgaaaagaagaaggtaaAGTACGATGATGGTTTGACTGAGGAACAATGGCTCATGGCAATGGATGATGACAATGACACCGTTGAAGATGCCATACGTCGAAAGGAGGAGAAGCGAGCCCGCAGAAAGAGGAAAGCTTCTCGTGTGGGGCTGGAAGATGCCGAGGACATCAACGACTTTGAGGACGAGTCAGAGGGTGAAAGGAAGCGCCTGCGTCAGGATGGGTTGCCAAGCGAAGCACAGAATGGCGATGATGggctttcttcaaaatgttTATCTGTTCTTGACCACATTCAAAATATGGAATCTGAACGTGACGGACACGCAGTGGCAGAAATTTTCATGAAGCTACCTTCCAAAAAACTCTACGCTGATTATTACAAGGTGATAAAGAAACCAACTGCAATAAGCCAAATTCGAAAGCGTGTTTCGCAGGATAGATATGATACATTCGAGGCGTTTTTGGATGAACTCAAACTCATGTGTTCCAACGCAAAAGTTTATAATGAAGAAGGCTCTTGGGTGTACCAGGACGCGGAAGAGATAGAGTCTTTCATAGAAGGGCTCTAA